A window of Magallana gigas chromosome 8, xbMagGiga1.1, whole genome shotgun sequence genomic DNA:
tcaaagatgttctctattatatattccaatgtaaaaattcatcccccattgtaacccccccccccccggaaccttgatttgaacaaacttaaaccTATACTATTTAAGGATGTTTCTACACATATGCAAGCATTTCTTGTCTcaatgtttttgaaaagaatattttttattaagattttttctACATTCCtatgcaatatataatatatattaacccccccccccccaattgtggctcACCCTACCActggggacaatgatttgaacaaacttgaacctAACCTACCTGATGAAGCTTCCACGCAATTTTGAGCATTTCTGGACAAACTGTTATagaaaagaagttttttttttaaaaataccaagaaattttcaataattctaaattatctcccctttcaAAAGGGCATGACCCTACATTAAAATCAAACTTAATTACTGATAGTGTACATCAGTACGtgataaaagaaatagccaaaTGGTCCCTTTGGGATtcgagtctgacatcatcatgattatttcgtgcagtccgtggtTTTTCTTTGGTCACTGAAGGTTTCgtccaatcgataaacggggcgtgtatatacagtctggctgtttctattgAGCTATAGAGAGAATCATACtcggtggatgtaaatattttttttttaatgacagcTTTTTAATTCTGTACAGTGCTTATTTCAATCGTTTAAACtgttgcattaaaattttctatACAGTTACATAGTTACCCTCGATGTGATCATGATGGCGaaaaggttttttgttttttttagaaaaacaggATGTTGACACTTTTGACTTATTGGACAATTAGGAGAAGTTGTGTTCACTTGACTTACAGCTCGCCATTTTAACTtccttgttaaaaaaaacctatagtTTTATctataatttgtatttattgaaaacttaacaataatttacaataacttacaacaaaaaaaagacaaacaatAATTCACaagtaaaaaagattaaaaacctattttataaaaataatgttccATTACATAGTCCTCTTTTCGCTTGCGTGCATTACATGATGCATGGCCTACCAAACATTTTCTTCTTGATGATTTGTCTTCGTCAAGTACAAGTTTTCGATAATTGGTTTATACAATTCACTAAATAGATTAAATGTATtcaatattgaaaacaaatcagaatgttgcaaaaaacattttgatgTGACATAATGATACGATATAATGATATAATACAGTGATATAAAAGTTGTTGCTTTCCCAAAATTACTTGTTGTTGTCTGTCAAACCTAGTCCTGCGATTGCAACgttcaaaataattaacaaatacatacaaaacATGCTGACCTCGTCATACCACTCAACACACTCACACCACGCACAAAGACACGTGACCCCTCGTGGATTACTTGACCTAGACACCGGCGTGCCCGCTGCATTTTCAACATCCCTTTGGTGTTCCAATTCGGCTCTTCTTTCTTTTCGCCATCTTTGAATCATAAGAAGTCCAAACACTATATGCGAGAAAAGCGACAACCCGATCATGATCAATAGAGGTATGAAGAATTTGTTTCCATGGTCTCCGTCCAATACCGCGCGTAGTTGGGAGATGTTTGCCGCCATCAGTGATGCGTCGCAGAGTCCTCGAACGATGTTTTGTCTGTCagtgaaaacattttttgaagaCCCGTTGTTGTTTGGGGCATCGGGTTCCTACAATCATGAAAAGCAATGCTAGTACGGTTTATGCTTTTGAAGCAGTatgaaaacacaattttttgttttgaatttaaaaaaaaaatgaattctgaATTCTTCTTGCACATTTGAATGACAAACTAGTAGATTTcaaatttgttattaataaaattattaattgtaTATCTGCTCTGACGTTTTCGCCACTAATTTCTCATCTCTTGACcacattttacttttaaagagCAATTTTCATTGATATCGGGCTCCGAAAAATACGTTCCCAGTACACAAAACATGCTATAAATTTTGCCAACCGTTTTCTCgtgtgatattttatttaagcaAAGGAAAATATAgttattcatataaaaattcataGAAAAATGGACTTACATCGAAACCTTGAAAACGTCTGAAGTCTACTTCGTCCGAATTGTTCTGCATCTttgattaaaaagaaagaatattTAGTTATTGAGAACAACTCTTCGCGCACGAACTCCagcctttaaaatattttgagcggataaaaatattttggccaaaaaaaagcttctgtttttgtttttttttacacatttcaggaaatctcaattttttttttttcagattgaaTACGTACATTCAAGGTAGTCGGCCTAGCAGCAGGGTTGACAATTATATCGATTTCATCCATTCCATTCCTGTTGTCATCGATTGTACCCGCCATTCCATCCCTGTTGTCATCGATTGTACCCGCCATTCCATCCCTGTTGTCAGTGCCATCCTGGTCATTGGGAATATCCTCTAATGGTACTATCTCATTGCCGGCAGTCATCTCGTCTGTTAAGTTAATGTGCGAGTTAGGTCTTCCTTGTCGGAtagtctttatatatatatatatatatagaagatATATTCAGGAAACTCCAAAGACTTGATCAAATGTGTGGGTTTTCCTAATCT
This region includes:
- the LOC136269604 gene encoding ninjurin-A-like yields the protein MTAGNEIVPLEDIPNDQDGTDNRDGMAGTIDDNRDGMAGTIDDNRNGMDEIDIIVNPAARPTTLNMQNNSDEVDFRRFQGFDEPDAPNNNGSSKNVFTDRQNIVRGLCDASLMAANISQLRAVLDGDHGNKFFIPLLIMIGLSLFSHIVFGLLMIQRWRKERRAELEHQRDVENAAGTPVSRSSNPRGVTCLCAWCECVEWYDEVSMFCMYLLIILNVAIAGLGLTDNNK